Proteins found in one Siniperca chuatsi isolate FFG_IHB_CAS linkage group LG22, ASM2008510v1, whole genome shotgun sequence genomic segment:
- the eno3 gene encoding beta-enolase isoform X2, producing the protein MSITKIHAREILDSRGNPTVEVDLWTAKGLFRAAVPSGASTGVHEALELRDGDKSRYLGKGTMKAVEHVNKDIAPKLIAKNFSVVEQEKIDKFMLELDGTENKSQFGANAILGVSLAVCKAGAAEKGVPLYRHIADLAGHKDVILPVPAFNVINGGSHAGNKLAMQEFMILPVGAANFHEAMRIGAEVYHNLKNVIKAKYGKDATNVGDEGGFAPNILENNEALELLKSAIEKAGYPDKIIIGMDVAASEFYRSGKYDLDFKSPDDPSRHISGEKLGDLYRSFIKNYPVQSIEDPFDQDDWENWAKFTASTDIQIVGDDLTVTNPKRIQQAVDKKACNCLLLKVNQIGSVTESIQACKLAQSSGWGVMVSHRSGETEDTFISDLVVGLCTGQIKTGAPCRSERLAKYNQLMRIEEELGDKAKFTGKDFRHPKIN; encoded by the exons ATGTCTATCACTAAGATTCACGCTCGGGAGATTCTGGACTCCAGAGGAAACCCCACAGTGGAGGTGGATCTGTGGACAGCCAAGG gtctTTTCAGGGCAGCAGTTCCCAGCGGAGCATCGACTGGAGTCCACGAGGCTCTGGAGCTTCGCGATGGAGACAAGAGCCGCTACCTGGGCAAAG GTACTATGAAGGCTGTGGAACATGTGAACAAGGACATCGCCCCCAAGCTGATTGCAAAG AACTTCAGCGTTGTCGAGCAGGAGAAGATCGACAAGTTCATGCTGGAGTTGGACGGCACTGAGAACAAAT CTCAGTTTGGTGCTAACGCCATCCTGGGCGTGTCGCTGGCCGTCTGTAAGGCCGGAGCAGCAGAGAAGGGAGTTCCTCTCTACCGCCACATCGCCGACCTTGCCGGACACAAAGACGTCATACTTCCTGTTCCT GCCTTTAACGTCATTAACGGAGGAAGCCATGCTGGAAACAAACTGGCCATGCAGGAGTTCATGATTCTTCCAGTTGGAGCCGCCAACTTCCACGAGGCCATGAGGATCGGAGCTGAG gTCTACCACAACCTGAAGAATGTGATCAAAGCGAAATACGGTAAAGACGCCACCAATGTGGGAGATGAGGGAGGCTTCGCCCCCAACATCCTGGAGAACAATGAGG CTCTGGAGCTGCTGAAGTCGGCCATCGAGAAGGCCGGTTACCCTGACAAGATCATCATCGGGATGGACGTGGCGGCCTCCGAGTTCTACCGCAGTGGGAAGTACGACCTGGACTTCAAGTCCCCCGACGACCCGTCCAGACACATCAGCGGAGAGAAGCTGGGAGACCTGTACCGCAGCTTCATCAAGAACTACCCCG tCCAGTCCATTGAGGATCCATTTGACCAGGACGACTGGGAGAACTGGGCCAAGTTCACCGCCTCTACAGACAtccag ATCGTAGGAGACGACCTGACGGTGACCAATCCAAAGAGGATCCAGCAGGCGGTGGACAAGAAGGCCTGCAACTGTCTGCTGCTCAAAGTCAACCAGATCGGCTCTGTGACCGAGTCCATCCAGGC gtgtaAGCTGGCTCAGAGCAGTGGTTGGGGTGTGATGGTCAGCCATCGCTCCGGAGAGACTGAGGACACCTTCATCTCTGACCTGGTGGTCGGACTCTGCACcggacag